One Triticum dicoccoides isolate Atlit2015 ecotype Zavitan chromosome 4B, WEW_v2.0, whole genome shotgun sequence genomic window carries:
- the LOC119294231 gene encoding obtusifoliol 14-alpha demethylase-like: MDMLATRATWLAIAIFFITAVATKISRWKSNVHLCPTRPLPPVVNVLALLPSFFNKGFGVTIADLHTRLGSVFTINLFGPKITLLVGPDISAHFFQGLESEISFGNFAEVTVPIFGQEVLYGVDMATRSEQIHFIVDVLKPSKLRSLVDPILQEVEAYFASWGQEGIVDLKHELEQVLMFISSRCLLGYEVREMMLEEVSSLFHELENGLNFFSFLFPYIPTSTNRRRDKAHIRLKEIFTTTIRSRRSSGRVQEDALQRLMNSKYKDGRSASEAEICGMIIALIFAGKHPSSSTSIWTGAFMLSNTKFLIAAVEEQKHIISKYKNQIGYDAFLEMDTLHRCIKEALRMHTPVQMLARKAHKKFKVQTKEGKEYDIPEGHNIVIPTALNNKLSHVYNDPHAYDPDRFGPGREEDRVGGKYSFTTFGGGRHVCSGMALAYLQIKVIWSHLLRNFEFKLISPFPKVDVSKVGQEPKGKVMISYNRRQL; encoded by the exons ATGGACATGCTAGCAACTAGAGCGACCTGGTTGGCCATAGCTATCTTCTTCATAACTGCTGTAGCCACGAAGATTTCAAGATGGAAAAGCAATGTCCATCTGTGCCCCACAAGACCACTTCCACCTGTCGTGAATGTCCTTGCTCTCTTACCTTCATTTTTTAACAAGGGTTTTGGGGTTACAATCGCTGATCTGCACACAAGACTTGGCAGTGTGTTTACAATAAATTTGTTTGGGCCAAAGATAACCTTGTTGGTTGGACCTGATATCTCAGCTCATTTCTTCCAAGGGTTGGAGTCGGAGATTAGCTTTGGAAATTTCGCTGAGGTTACCGTTCCCATATTTGGCCAAGAAGTTTTGTATGGTGTAGATATGGCTACTCGCAGTGAGCAAATACACTTCATCGTTGATGTACTAAAGCCATCCAAGCTGCGGAGCCTCGTTGATCCCATATTGCAAGAAGTAGAG GCCTACTTTGCAAGCTGGGGACAAGAGGGCATAGTTGATCTTAAACATGAACTCGAGCAGGTGCTCATGTTTATCTCAAGTCGGTGCCTACTCGGATATGAGGTTCGTGAGATGATGCTGGAAGAAGTTTCATCATTGTTTCATGAACTTGAGAATGGCTTAAACTTTTTTAGTTTCTTGTTCCCCTATATTCCAACCTCGACAAACCGCCGACGCGACAAGGCGCATATCAGGCTTAAAGAAATATTCACTACAACTATCAGGTCACGCAGGAGCTCCGGCCGAGTTCAGGAGGATGCACTGCAGAGGTTGATGAATTCCAAATATAAAGACGGTCGCTCTGCATCCGAAGCCGAAATTTGCGGCATGATCATAGCACTCATATTTGCTGGAAAGCACCCAAGCTCCAGCACTAGTATATGGACTGGAGCTTTCATGTTGAGCAACACCAAATTCTTAATAGCTGCCGTGGAGGAGCAAAAGCATATAATTAGCAAGTACAAGAACCAAATAGGCTATGATGCATTTTTAGAGATGGATACCTTGCATAGATGCATCAAGGAGGCACTTCGGATGCATACACCAGTGCAAATGTTAGCTCGCAAGGCACATAAGAAATTCAAGGTGCAGACCAAGGAAGGCAAGGAATATGACATACCTGAAGGGCATAACATTGTAATCCCTACAGCACTCAACAATAAGCTGTCACATGTTTACAATGACCCTCATGCGTACGATCCAGATCGGTTTGGTCCTGGAAGAGAGGAGGACAGAGTTGGCGGCAAGTACTCTTTCACAACATTTGGTGGTGGAAGGCATGTTTGTTCTGGCATGGCCTTGGCTTACCTGCAAATTAAGGTCATATGGAGCCATCTATTAAGAAACTTTGAGTTCAAGCTAATATCTCCATTCCCTAAGGTGGATGTGAGCAAGGTGGGTCAAGAGCCTAAAGGAAAAGTAATGATAAGTTATAACAGACGCCAGCTATAG